A genomic segment from Neobacillus sp. YX16 encodes:
- a CDS encoding lecithin retinol acyltransferase family protein: MSIFEKLKDKMTDVIVEDFLMKLEDKVDLMDRRMQRRFRKLEEKEDQFNALLGLEEFKGSPIKDRAKVVFAKKETVQKTSAEYGDIIGVDRGLYRHFGIYIGNDRVIHFAGPTSDFDFKSFSKMEIREDSMTRFLLQSKSYFVFDCEAKENKSIFTKNLLVAYSPEETVQRAKSKLGENKYNLAINNCEHFAIWCKTGLHKSKQVDKVLQALTPLFIKVRI, translated from the coding sequence ATGTCGATATTTGAGAAACTAAAAGATAAAATGACTGATGTTATAGTTGAAGATTTCCTTATGAAGTTGGAAGATAAAGTAGATCTAATGGATAGAAGAATGCAAAGAAGATTCAGGAAATTGGAAGAAAAAGAAGACCAATTCAATGCCTTACTTGGTTTAGAGGAGTTTAAAGGTTCCCCTATTAAGGATAGAGCTAAGGTTGTTTTTGCTAAAAAAGAAACTGTACAGAAAACCTCAGCAGAATATGGGGATATTATAGGAGTGGATAGAGGTCTCTATCGTCACTTTGGTATTTATATTGGGAATGATAGAGTCATTCACTTTGCGGGACCAACTTCAGATTTTGATTTTAAGAGTTTTAGTAAAATGGAGATTCGTGAGGATAGTATGACAAGATTTCTCCTGCAAAGCAAATCATATTTTGTGTTTGATTGTGAAGCCAAGGAGAATAAATCTATCTTTACGAAAAACTTGTTAGTAGCGTACTCACCTGAAGAAACCGTACAAAGGGCTAAATCTAAATTGGGTGAAAACAAATACAATCTTGCCATTAATAACTGTGAGCATTTTGCCATTTGGTGCAAAACAGGATTACATAAATCAAAACAAGTAGATAAAGTTCTACAGGCACTTACACCTTTATTTATTAAGGTTAGGATTTAA